The Lewinellaceae bacterium genome includes a region encoding these proteins:
- a CDS encoding LamG domain-containing protein, giving the protein MKNLTGFLSSVLGVFICLNSMAQTNTNSLQFNGVSDYVNLASSSLYNMGTNSFTYQFYFKINNVSNLTTTHYQMLWAKGASMEINHNGYFMDARNNSGNNIAHVVIGSNNIKVHANSSTIIQDSIWYNMAVVVDRQSNELKLYINGILEQSLSITNIGSLDNDWPVQIGRYKWEGSGNIDHYLNGNIDEIATWNYALTTQEIQQYMLCPPDANESGLIGFWNMEEGTGVTTTDQSSNNTGYLFGSNWSTDTPPYYCCTSNLITTEPDDETVMVGDDAHFGVSTSNANVSYQWQGDSGFGFTNLTNAGQFSGVNTDYLTVSSITSSQNNWLFRCLISENPYCIDTSKQAKLFVNTTSTGNINSGTLVQISPNPSSDYITISFDKIFNGRILISDVIGRILMDRGYKSNKIIIDLKQLLVNGVYTITIFDFDTNTISYHNIIYQK; this is encoded by the coding sequence ATGAAAAATTTAACCGGCTTTTTATCAAGTGTCTTGGGTGTTTTTATTTGCTTAAACTCCATGGCCCAAACAAATACGAATTCACTTCAGTTCAATGGCGTAAGTGACTATGTAAATCTTGCTTCAAGCAGCCTGTATAATATGGGCACCAATAGTTTTACATATCAATTCTATTTTAAAATTAATAACGTTTCAAACCTTACAACAACTCACTATCAGATGTTATGGGCTAAGGGTGCATCAATGGAAATTAATCACAATGGTTACTTTATGGATGCAAGGAATAATTCAGGAAATAATATAGCGCACGTTGTAATTGGTTCAAATAATATTAAAGTTCATGCAAACTCATCCACTATTATTCAAGACAGTATTTGGTATAACATGGCCGTAGTGGTGGACAGACAATCGAACGAATTAAAATTATATATAAACGGAATCCTTGAGCAATCCCTATCCATTACCAATATCGGCAGCTTAGATAATGATTGGCCCGTGCAAATCGGCCGATATAAATGGGAGGGCTCTGGTAATATTGATCATTATTTAAATGGTAATATTGATGAGATTGCTACCTGGAATTACGCCTTAACAACACAAGAGATACAACAATATATGCTCTGTCCTCCTGATGCAAACGAATCCGGATTAATTGGTTTCTGGAATATGGAAGAAGGAACGGGAGTTACCACAACAGATCAATCAAGCAATAATACCGGATATTTATTTGGGTCTAACTGGAGTACGGATACTCCACCCTACTATTGCTGCACCTCCAATTTAATTACCACTGAACCTGACGATGAAACTGTTATGGTTGGCGATGATGCACATTTTGGGGTTAGCACTTCTAATGCCAACGTTAGCTACCAATGGCAGGGAGATTCCGGTTTTGGATTTACTAACCTGACTAATGCAGGCCAATTTTCCGGTGTAAATACAGATTACTTAACCGTTTCTTCTATCACATCGAGTCAAAATAACTGGCTATTCAGATGTCTTATTTCTGAAAACCCTTACTGCATAGATACAAGTAAGCAAGCTAAACTTTTTGTTAATACAACCTCAACCGGAAATATAAATTCAGGTACTTTAGTGCAAATCTCCCCAAATCCATCAAGTGACTACATTACAATAAGTTTTGACAAAATATTTAATGGCAGGATCTTAATCAGTGATGTTATTGGAAGAATTCTAATGGACAGGGGGTACAAATCGAATAAAATAATTATTGATTTGAAGCAATTACTTGTAAATGGAGTCTATACCATTACAATATTCGATTTCGACACAAATACCATAAGCTATCATAACATTATCTACCAAAAGTAA
- a CDS encoding glycosyltransferase, with product MDEHPRKKVLIISYYWPPCGGIGVLRCLKIAKYLRDYGWEPVVFTAKNAHYPSIDHSNDKDIPQGITILKQKIWEPYHIYKFITGQKKDANVNNVFYVKDTKMSFSHKLSVWIRSNFFIPDARASWIRPSVRFLVKYLKENPVDAIFSDGPPHSNTRIATLVKQKTGIPWLADFQDPWTQVDYYQLLRLSKWGDRKHRRLEQEAFRAADKITIVSPTWKQDLEYLGADNISVIPWGFDPQDFDLQEMPVDEKFTITHLGIMGYDRNPEVFFQVVGELMAELPDFGKHVEIKLVGQVDYSVREAYREAGIEAVVNLVGSVSREKALKMTANSNLLLLLLNQQDNAKGRIPGKLFEYLAARRPVFVLGPLESDVAGIVAESDSGVTVEYFDHAMIKQEISRYYELFLNGGIKQPLTGDISKYSIQKLTGQIAGLLDEMVQ from the coding sequence ATGGACGAGCATCCTCGGAAAAAAGTATTAATCATCTCGTATTACTGGCCACCCTGTGGGGGCATTGGAGTGTTAAGGTGTTTGAAGATCGCCAAATATTTGCGGGATTATGGTTGGGAACCCGTTGTGTTTACGGCAAAAAATGCCCATTATCCTTCCATCGACCATAGCAACGATAAAGATATTCCCCAAGGCATTACCATTCTGAAACAAAAAATCTGGGAACCCTACCACATTTACAAATTCATCACCGGGCAAAAGAAGGACGCCAATGTCAATAACGTTTTTTACGTCAAGGACACCAAAATGAGCTTTTCCCATAAACTGTCTGTCTGGATACGCAGTAACTTTTTTATTCCCGATGCCCGGGCTTCCTGGATTCGTCCTTCGGTCCGTTTCCTGGTAAAATACCTCAAAGAAAACCCGGTGGATGCCATATTTTCTGACGGGCCACCCCATAGCAATACCCGCATTGCCACGCTTGTAAAACAAAAAACGGGTATTCCCTGGCTGGCTGATTTTCAGGATCCGTGGACGCAAGTCGATTATTACCAACTGCTCCGGCTGTCCAAATGGGGCGACCGAAAACACCGGCGTCTGGAACAGGAGGCCTTCCGGGCAGCTGATAAAATCACTATCGTGAGTCCTACCTGGAAGCAAGATCTCGAATACCTGGGAGCCGACAATATATCGGTCATTCCGTGGGGTTTTGATCCACAGGATTTTGATCTGCAGGAAATGCCTGTTGATGAAAAATTTACCATCACTCATCTTGGGATCATGGGATACGATCGAAACCCCGAAGTCTTTTTCCAGGTGGTTGGGGAATTGATGGCCGAGCTGCCCGATTTTGGTAAACATGTCGAAATAAAACTGGTTGGACAAGTGGACTACAGTGTTCGGGAAGCTTACCGCGAGGCCGGCATTGAGGCGGTGGTCAATCTCGTAGGATCCGTTTCAAGGGAAAAGGCGCTGAAGATGACGGCAAACAGCAACCTATTACTCTTATTGTTAAACCAGCAGGACAACGCTAAAGGACGCATTCCGGGGAAACTATTCGAATACCTTGCCGCCCGCCGGCCTGTTTTCGTATTGGGGCCGCTGGAGAGTGATGTGGCAGGTATAGTCGCTGAAAGTGATAGCGGCGTAACGGTGGAGTATTTTGACCATGCGATGATCAAACAGGAGATTTCCCGTTATTATGAGTTGTTTCTCAATGGCGGGATAAAACAGCCTTTAACAGGCGATATCAGTAAGTATTCCATTCAAAAACTTACCGGGCAGATCGCCGGATTACTGGATGAAATGGTACAATAA
- a CDS encoding polysaccharide biosynthesis C-terminal domain-containing protein encodes MGVIKRQSIKQSLANYFGVILGAISTLFIFPLAVEANGLLRFIVATATLALPFVSLGVNSLTVRFFPEFENKKNGHNGLLGLGLTIVFCGFLVFLAIAFTFREVIFDFYSKKTEDVYIRYIPFVIPLVLMLAINQLLKFYTSNFHRVVIPFIINELFLKIAFPVLILLLVGEWIGLNGMVWGLMIVYLIIVLMSWAYLAYLGELKVNFNFTGLLKGDLFRQMRSFGLYSMLGSVGGVLAFQIDVFMVGSIQTMYATGIYTMSLFIANTIDVPSRALFSIAAPIVSKAWKDNNLKEIQNLYTKSSINLFVIGAFFFLIIWLNLDDLFAILPKGDILREGKYVVFFIAMAKLIDQLTGINNFIINYSKYFRFNFYAIVILSVLNITLNLILIPRYPITGAAIATMISLSVYNFLKLAYLHFKFKMQPFSQKTLWALALATGCYLLVFVIPVTPFPLLNMVVRSAVLLAVYGSLTLYLDLSPDITQLVKENWGKVKRKFL; translated from the coding sequence ATGGGCGTAATCAAACGACAAAGCATCAAACAAAGTCTGGCCAATTATTTCGGGGTGATCCTCGGGGCCATCAGTACTTTGTTCATTTTTCCCCTGGCGGTAGAAGCCAACGGGTTGTTGCGATTTATCGTTGCTACGGCCACCCTGGCCCTTCCTTTTGTCAGTCTGGGGGTGAACAGCCTTACCGTCCGGTTTTTTCCTGAATTTGAAAATAAAAAAAACGGCCACAATGGACTCCTTGGACTTGGACTGACAATAGTTTTTTGCGGTTTTTTGGTTTTCCTGGCCATTGCCTTTACATTCAGGGAGGTCATATTTGATTTTTACAGCAAGAAGACTGAAGATGTTTACATCAGGTATATTCCTTTTGTCATTCCCCTGGTACTGATGCTTGCGATCAATCAATTGCTTAAATTCTATACGTCCAATTTCCATCGTGTGGTCATTCCGTTCATCATCAATGAGTTGTTTTTGAAAATTGCCTTCCCCGTATTGATCCTTCTGCTGGTAGGGGAGTGGATAGGGTTGAACGGCATGGTTTGGGGATTGATGATCGTTTATTTGATTATTGTACTAATGAGTTGGGCATATCTGGCCTATCTGGGAGAGTTGAAGGTGAATTTTAATTTTACCGGGTTGCTGAAAGGCGATCTTTTTAGACAAATGAGGAGTTTTGGGCTTTACAGCATGCTGGGAAGTGTGGGAGGAGTGCTGGCATTTCAGATAGATGTGTTCATGGTCGGAAGTATTCAGACCATGTATGCTACAGGAATCTATACCATGTCGTTGTTCATTGCCAATACGATTGATGTTCCCTCCAGGGCACTTTTTAGTATTGCAGCCCCCATTGTCTCCAAAGCCTGGAAGGATAATAACCTCAAGGAAATTCAAAATCTGTACACTAAATCTTCGATCAACCTCTTTGTGATAGGCGCTTTTTTCTTTTTGATCATCTGGTTAAACCTGGATGACCTTTTTGCGATTTTACCGAAAGGAGATATCCTAAGGGAGGGAAAGTATGTCGTCTTTTTTATTGCGATGGCGAAACTGATCGACCAGCTCACCGGGATCAACAACTTTATCATCAACTATTCCAAATACTTCAGATTCAATTTTTACGCTATTGTCATATTGAGTGTGTTAAACATAACACTGAACCTCATTTTAATTCCCCGCTATCCCATTACCGGTGCGGCTATTGCCACCATGATTTCTCTCAGTGTGTATAATTTTCTGAAGCTGGCGTACCTGCATTTTAAATTTAAAATGCAACCGTTTAGCCAAAAAACCTTATGGGCGCTGGCCCTCGCCACGGGATGTTATCTACTTGTTTTTGTCATTCCGGTTACTCCTTTTCCATTGCTGAATATGGTGGTCAGGTCTGCCGTACTCCTTGCTGTTTACGGGAGCCTTACCCTTTACCTTGACCTGTCTCCGGATATCACTCAATTGGTGAAGGAAAACTGGGGCAAGGTGAAACGTAAATTCCTTTAG
- a CDS encoding dienelactone hydrolase family protein: MIKKISLPVFFSLILALSACTNDGSKTADQGGEKEGMTQFADDKSFQGKHELPEAIVYQGIGKMVTLQGSDGQAVNAYVVVPQQYTGKALLVFHEWWGLNDQIKREADRLFDSLGNVMVIAPDMYDGKVATTREDAAKYMKAFNMDRGRTIIFDATRLAGDATQIATIGWCFGGGLSLKASILMGSEAAGCVMYYGMPVENAKDLAPLKTDILGIFAEQDQSINAKVVQNFRDIARTAGKNLTVHTYDADHAFANPSSPRYNEKAATEANEVALKFLREKLK, translated from the coding sequence ATGATCAAAAAAATTAGCCTTCCGGTGTTCTTTAGTTTAATCCTTGCCTTATCTGCCTGTACCAACGATGGATCCAAAACGGCTGACCAGGGAGGAGAAAAGGAAGGAATGACCCAGTTTGCGGATGATAAATCATTCCAGGGCAAACATGAACTGCCGGAAGCAATTGTTTACCAGGGAATCGGAAAAATGGTTACCCTACAAGGAAGTGATGGCCAGGCAGTCAATGCCTACGTGGTCGTTCCTCAGCAATACACGGGAAAGGCACTACTCGTTTTCCATGAATGGTGGGGATTGAATGATCAAATCAAGCGGGAAGCCGACCGTTTATTTGACAGCCTCGGAAATGTGATGGTAATCGCTCCGGATATGTACGACGGGAAGGTGGCCACCACCAGGGAAGATGCTGCCAAATACATGAAAGCATTCAATATGGACAGGGGGCGCACCATCATTTTTGATGCCACCAGACTTGCGGGTGACGCCACACAAATCGCCACCATTGGCTGGTGTTTCGGTGGAGGTTTGTCGCTAAAAGCTTCTATTCTGATGGGTTCCGAGGCTGCCGGTTGTGTGATGTATTATGGTATGCCAGTAGAAAATGCCAAAGATCTGGCTCCACTCAAAACAGATATACTGGGCATCTTTGCAGAACAGGATCAGTCTATCAATGCTAAGGTGGTTCAAAATTTCAGGGACATAGCCAGAACTGCCGGCAAAAACCTGACGGTACATACCTATGACGCCGACCATGCATTTGCCAATCCGAGCAGCCCGCGTTACAATGAGAAAGCGGCTACAGAGGCGAATGAGGTGGCATTGAAATTTTTGAGGGAGAAGTTAAAATAG
- a CDS encoding YfhO family protein translates to MNPFLRKAWPHIIAILIFIGLTAAYFSPQLSGKVILQSDMMQYKGMSEEIRNFKEKTGETTLWTNAMFGGMPTYQINTVNAGNNFYYLTRLYRLGLPRPIGRFFAAMLGFYLLMLSLGANSRISIVAAIGYGFMTNNLILFEAGHISKVQVLSYLPLLLAGLVLAFKRKYLLGGSIFALGAGMVLYGNHPQMAYYLFLTLIIYGIAQFIHDFKKGELPEFAKSVAVLLAGGLLAIGASFSNLWVTSEYVSDTMRGKPILEISDNGQPKSSSETDGLDWEYAMQWSNGTLDCFASFIPGLVGGGSQEPVDASSASFKSLRNQGYNVREPFSAPLYWGKLPFTSGPAYLGAAMIFLFFMGMILVKGPVKWWLVLGTFLTFLLSMGKNLEVFNEFFFNYVPLFNKFRTPNSVLSITSLLVPIMAFITVDHIVKEKSSKKEVLTSLYFALGITGAICLYFLLLGSSSYDFVHPSDAGRAPFDPAALVKDRQALMQSDSLRTLIIVLLSGGLIWAFVQGKIKQLFLIAGLGVIVLFDLWTVGKRYLNEDDFVKKSKYEANFEPRPADTQILKDTDPNYRVYDASESTFQSTKASFFHKSIGGYHAAKLQRFQDLIDHHITQGNQKVLDMLNTKYFILPAQEQGAPARAQQNPGALGNAWFVSSILMVPNANAEIDSLKDFNPAEVAVVHQEFANYIGGLNPQKNGSITLSEYRPNQLTYRSTTSSEQFAVFSEIWYGPDKGWTATIDGKPTEFIRTNYALRGMKVPAGDHTIVFRFDPKSYEIGKIVSFIFSSLIILALIYVGYQKRAELFSNAETPAKPATKKINKKK, encoded by the coding sequence ATGAACCCGTTTTTGCGCAAAGCCTGGCCTCATATCATTGCTATATTGATTTTTATCGGCCTCACGGCAGCCTATTTCTCTCCCCAACTCAGCGGCAAAGTCATCCTCCAAAGTGATATGATGCAATACAAAGGGATGTCGGAAGAAATTCGGAATTTCAAAGAGAAAACCGGCGAAACCACCCTTTGGACCAATGCCATGTTTGGAGGGATGCCAACCTACCAGATCAATACGGTGAATGCCGGAAACAATTTTTATTACCTCACCCGCCTCTATCGTCTTGGCCTTCCTCGTCCGATCGGGCGTTTTTTTGCTGCAATGCTCGGATTTTACCTGCTGATGCTCTCCCTGGGAGCCAACTCCAGGATCAGTATAGTCGCAGCCATAGGTTATGGTTTTATGACCAACAATCTGATATTGTTTGAAGCAGGGCACATCAGCAAGGTACAGGTCCTGAGTTACCTTCCACTGTTGTTGGCTGGATTGGTTTTGGCATTCAAACGAAAATACCTGTTGGGCGGATCCATATTTGCCCTGGGGGCAGGCATGGTACTCTATGGCAATCACCCCCAGATGGCCTATTATTTATTTCTCACCCTCATCATTTACGGTATTGCGCAATTTATTCATGATTTCAAAAAAGGGGAGCTACCTGAATTCGCCAAATCTGTGGCCGTTTTATTGGCCGGCGGACTTTTAGCCATTGGGGCTTCCTTTTCGAATCTGTGGGTTACCTCCGAGTACGTGAGTGATACCATGCGTGGCAAACCCATCCTCGAAATATCCGATAACGGACAGCCTAAATCGAGCAGTGAAACCGACGGTCTCGACTGGGAATACGCCATGCAATGGAGCAACGGAACGCTTGATTGTTTCGCCTCTTTTATTCCCGGCCTGGTCGGGGGGGGCTCACAGGAACCTGTTGATGCTTCTTCCGCTTCATTTAAATCTTTGCGCAACCAGGGCTACAACGTTCGCGAACCTTTTTCGGCACCGCTCTACTGGGGCAAACTACCTTTCACCAGCGGGCCGGCCTATCTGGGTGCTGCCATGATATTTTTGTTTTTCATGGGCATGATTTTGGTCAAAGGTCCCGTAAAATGGTGGCTGGTATTGGGCACCTTCCTGACTTTCCTGCTTTCCATGGGAAAAAACCTGGAAGTTTTTAATGAATTCTTTTTCAACTACGTGCCCCTTTTTAATAAGTTCCGAACCCCGAACTCTGTATTGAGTATCACCTCTTTGTTGGTCCCTATCATGGCGTTCATTACAGTGGACCATATCGTTAAAGAAAAGTCTTCCAAAAAGGAAGTCCTGACCAGCCTTTATTTTGCTCTGGGAATTACTGGCGCTATTTGCCTGTACTTCCTGTTGCTGGGATCATCGTCTTACGACTTTGTACATCCTTCCGATGCCGGCCGTGCGCCTTTTGACCCCGCGGCGCTGGTAAAAGACCGGCAAGCACTGATGCAATCCGATAGTTTAAGAACCCTTATCATTGTACTGCTGAGCGGAGGACTGATCTGGGCTTTTGTACAGGGCAAAATAAAACAGCTTTTCCTGATTGCCGGACTTGGCGTTATTGTCCTGTTTGACCTCTGGACGGTAGGCAAACGCTACCTGAATGAAGATGATTTTGTAAAAAAATCAAAATACGAGGCCAACTTTGAACCTCGTCCTGCCGATACACAAATATTGAAGGACACGGATCCCAACTACCGGGTTTACGATGCATCGGAATCCACCTTCCAATCCACCAAGGCTTCTTTTTTCCACAAATCCATAGGCGGATATCATGCTGCCAAATTGCAGCGTTTCCAGGATCTGATCGATCACCACATTACCCAGGGCAACCAGAAGGTGCTGGATATGTTGAACACAAAATATTTTATCCTGCCGGCTCAGGAACAGGGAGCTCCGGCAAGGGCCCAGCAGAACCCGGGCGCGCTGGGTAACGCCTGGTTTGTCAGTAGCATTCTAATGGTTCCTAATGCCAACGCAGAGATCGATTCCCTCAAGGACTTCAATCCGGCTGAGGTAGCTGTTGTGCACCAGGAATTTGCGAATTATATCGGAGGATTAAATCCTCAGAAAAACGGAAGTATAACACTCAGCGAATACCGTCCGAACCAACTCACTTACCGCTCCACCACAAGCAGCGAACAGTTTGCGGTATTCTCGGAGATATGGTACGGCCCCGACAAGGGATGGACTGCCACCATTGACGGAAAACCGACTGAATTTATTCGTACCAACTACGCGCTTCGTGGGATGAAGGTACCCGCCGGTGACCATACTATCGTTTTTCGGTTTGATCCAAAATCTTACGAAATAGGAAAAATCGTTTCCTTTATCTTTTCGTCATTGATCATCCTGGCCCTGATTTATGTAGGGTACCAGAAAAGAGCAGAATTGTTTTCAAATGCTGAAACCCCGGCAAAACCTGCAACAAAAAAAATAAACAAAAAAAAGTAA
- a CDS encoding N-acetylneuraminate synthase family protein — protein MDNSKIHIIAEAGTNHNGNLAKAIELVDIAHTAGADSVKFQIIYPWGLYLPGDYEYGHYDIKKVIKIREDGMLKDEEYDQLAAYCQEKGIAFTASVFDERGLDLLLKFNPPYVKMASCDLNNIRFLRQVAERGKRMIISTGMSTMQDIEKSLNELAKANFNDIVLLHCVSVYPAFLDKANVGFIKTLKDTFGFPVGYSDHTGNSIAAAMALTNGAEWFEKHFTADRTQEGFDHAYAMEEEGMTQYVKDLRDAEKALQIPEQKISDAERYTRKRARRSLYAARDIKAGSILSDEDVLIVRPEGIMDADQIDLLIGQKLKTDLKQYQAFSLGHV, from the coding sequence ATGGATAATTCTAAAATACATATCATAGCCGAAGCAGGCACCAATCATAACGGCAATCTGGCAAAGGCCATTGAACTGGTCGATATTGCTCATACTGCCGGGGCGGATTCTGTAAAGTTCCAGATTATCTATCCCTGGGGCCTTTACCTGCCGGGGGATTATGAATATGGACATTACGATATCAAAAAAGTGATCAAGATCCGCGAAGACGGAATGCTTAAGGATGAGGAATACGATCAACTGGCCGCTTATTGCCAGGAAAAAGGCATTGCTTTTACGGCTTCCGTTTTTGATGAACGCGGATTGGATCTGTTGCTGAAATTCAATCCGCCTTATGTAAAAATGGCGAGTTGTGATCTCAACAACATTCGTTTCCTCCGCCAGGTGGCCGAACGCGGAAAGCGCATGATTATTTCCACCGGTATGTCCACCATGCAGGACATTGAAAAGTCGTTGAATGAGCTGGCGAAAGCCAATTTCAATGATATTGTTTTGCTGCATTGTGTGTCTGTTTACCCGGCATTTCTAGATAAAGCCAACGTCGGGTTCATCAAAACACTCAAGGATACATTCGGTTTCCCCGTCGGGTATTCTGACCATACCGGTAACAGCATTGCGGCAGCGATGGCCTTGACCAATGGTGCCGAATGGTTTGAGAAGCACTTTACGGCAGACCGTACCCAGGAAGGTTTTGACCACGCTTATGCCATGGAGGAAGAAGGGATGACACAATATGTAAAAGACCTTCGCGATGCGGAAAAGGCGTTGCAAATTCCTGAACAAAAGATCAGCGATGCGGAGCGATACACGAGAAAGCGTGCCCGAAGATCGCTTTATGCGGCCAGGGATATTAAGGCAGGAAGCATCCTCTCGGACGAAGATGTGCTGATCGTTCGTCCCGAAGGCATCATGGATGCCGATCAGATTGATTTGCTGATAGGTCAAAAACTGAAAACGGATTTAAAGCAATACCAGGCTTTTTCACTCGGGCACGTATAA
- a CDS encoding N-acetylmuramoyl-L-alanine amidase: protein MLADYCVYLDAGHGAIDENGKYVTAPNKQFEHSKGTFHNGKWFYEGVWNRKLTNRVAAKLKNLGISHLIVSHEYLDLSLAYRVDVANWHHKNYKKGIFISNHANASGAHSARGFEVYTTPGTTKSDALAEMHWKNVDSLLGDKIKMRPGTSDGDQDKEANFYVIKYTSMPAMLVEHLFFDNYDDAMLLMDDEILEKFAEAQVRTIIDYFNSLS from the coding sequence ATGTTAGCTGACTATTGTGTTTACCTCGACGCCGGCCACGGAGCCATTGATGAAAATGGAAAATATGTCACTGCTCCCAATAAACAATTCGAACATTCCAAAGGTACCTTTCATAATGGCAAATGGTTTTATGAAGGTGTCTGGAACCGAAAACTGACCAACAGGGTTGCCGCGAAATTAAAAAATCTCGGCATCAGCCACCTGATCGTCAGCCATGAATACCTGGACTTATCGCTGGCCTACCGGGTGGATGTGGCCAACTGGCATCACAAAAATTACAAAAAAGGCATTTTCATTTCCAATCATGCCAATGCCTCCGGTGCCCATTCCGCCAGAGGATTCGAGGTTTACACCACTCCCGGAACCACCAAATCTGATGCCCTCGCTGAAATGCACTGGAAAAACGTAGACAGCCTGCTGGGAGATAAGATCAAAATGCGCCCGGGCACTTCGGACGGCGACCAGGACAAAGAGGCCAATTTTTACGTCATCAAATATACTTCCATGCCGGCGATGCTGGTCGAACATTTATTCTTTGACAATTACGATGATGCTATGTTGCTGATGGATGATGAAATTCTCGAAAAATTTGCTGAAGCACAAGTCAGAACGATCATCGATTATTTTAACAGTTTATCATAA
- a CDS encoding polysaccharide pyruvyl transferase family protein, which produces MINLYSIRPKGFNIGNDVIYLGINHFIRNAFKENFNVISLPATSKYESHKKAGLSSQTIYEINQFGHGVIVGGGNLYENGELEVNATALKALERPMMIFSVSRGKVYNKDLELVDRTDVMTDANIALLNKHADISLSRDIATKAHIDSLGYTDNIVGGCPTLFINEMPQHLVPISEKDQTDVLISIRTPTLMSIPVSYQYELRDQMLQMIDLLKRKGYSNIKIFCHDHRDIPFAASFKEVDYLYTEDVYTYLTYLKNTKLNLTFRLHSFIPCLAYDIPTIKISYDQRAISMLETIGMDEWNINLVKDDLLKEVEHRLDNMGDLNAIKSNLRNDLWADNRETIVEYCEDFAALVYEKL; this is translated from the coding sequence ATGATAAACTTATATTCCATTCGGCCTAAAGGTTTCAACATCGGAAACGATGTCATTTATCTGGGCATCAATCATTTCATCAGGAACGCTTTCAAAGAAAATTTCAACGTCATTTCTTTGCCGGCCACCAGTAAATACGAAAGCCATAAAAAGGCAGGGCTCAGTTCCCAAACCATCTATGAGATCAACCAGTTTGGTCATGGAGTTATTGTCGGGGGAGGAAATTTGTATGAAAACGGTGAACTGGAGGTAAACGCCACAGCCCTAAAAGCATTGGAAAGACCTATGATGATCTTCAGTGTTTCCAGGGGCAAGGTTTACAATAAAGACCTCGAGTTAGTCGACAGAACTGATGTGATGACTGATGCCAATATTGCTTTGCTTAATAAACATGCTGACATCTCTCTGTCGCGGGATATTGCCACCAAAGCACATATTGACAGCCTGGGATACACGGACAATATTGTAGGCGGATGCCCGACGTTGTTCATCAATGAAATGCCCCAGCACCTCGTTCCCATTTCCGAAAAGGATCAGACGGACGTCCTCATTTCCATCCGTACCCCGACACTGATGAGCATTCCGGTTTCTTACCAGTATGAACTGCGGGATCAGATGTTGCAGATGATCGATTTACTCAAAAGGAAAGGGTACAGCAATATTAAAATCTTTTGTCATGATCACCGGGACATTCCTTTTGCGGCTTCTTTCAAGGAAGTGGATTACCTTTACACAGAAGATGTTTACACTTATCTGACTTATCTTAAGAATACAAAACTCAACCTCACCTTCCGTTTGCACAGTTTTATTCCATGCCTGGCATACGACATCCCGACCATTAAGATCAGTTATGATCAGCGGGCGATCAGTATGCTGGAGACCATTGGAATGGATGAATGGAACATCAACCTGGTGAAGGATGATCTGTTGAAAGAAGTGGAACACCGTTTGGACAATATGGGAGATCTCAATGCCATTAAATCCAATCTGAGAAACGATTTGTGGGCAGATAACCGGGAAACCATTGTGGAGTACTGCGAGGACTTTGCAGCCCTCGTTTATGAAAAATTATAA